In Aquiflexum balticum DSM 16537, a single genomic region encodes these proteins:
- the accC gene encoding acetyl-CoA carboxylase biotin carboxylase subunit → MPKIKKLLVANRGEISLRIMRTARQMGIKTVAVYSEADRNAPHVKFADEAVCLGPPPSNQSYLHAEKIIAACKNLQVDAIHPGYGFLSENAVFAKMVTDAGIIFIGPSPQSIEVMGSKLAAKNAVSKYDIPMVPGTDEAISDIPKAKIKAAEIGYPILIKASAGGGGKGMRIVENEQEFEEQMHRAISEAQSAFGDGAVFIEKYITSPKHIEIQVLGDQHGNTVYLFERECSIQRRHQKVVEEAPSPVVSEKMRQAMGQAAVMVAKACNYYGAGTVEFIVDEHLDFFFLEMNTRLQVEHPVTEMITGKDLVKEQILIAEGLPLSFSQDDLKINGHSLEIRVYAEDPKNNFLPDIGNLQTYIRPHGPGIRVDDGFEQGMDIPIYYDPMIAKLIVHDETREKAIQKMINAIADYQITGIETTLAFCRFVMEHESFVSGKFDTKFVERYFSPEKLEIKWTEEELTLISGFAVEIFEKKKNGFKGAISKDTALSQRTNWKNRLI, encoded by the coding sequence ATGCCAAAAATCAAAAAGCTCTTAGTAGCCAATAGAGGAGAAATAAGCCTCAGGATCATGAGGACAGCCCGGCAAATGGGTATCAAAACTGTTGCGGTGTACAGTGAAGCAGATCGAAATGCCCCGCATGTGAAGTTTGCTGATGAAGCAGTTTGCCTCGGTCCGCCGCCTTCCAATCAATCTTACCTCCATGCTGAAAAGATAATCGCGGCCTGTAAAAATCTTCAAGTGGATGCCATTCATCCCGGATATGGCTTCCTTTCCGAGAATGCGGTGTTTGCAAAAATGGTAACTGATGCAGGCATTATTTTCATCGGTCCATCACCGCAATCCATTGAGGTAATGGGGAGTAAATTGGCGGCAAAAAATGCAGTTTCCAAATACGATATCCCGATGGTTCCGGGTACAGATGAAGCGATTTCCGATATCCCCAAGGCAAAAATAAAAGCTGCTGAAATAGGATATCCCATATTGATCAAAGCAAGTGCCGGGGGTGGAGGGAAAGGCATGAGAATAGTAGAAAATGAGCAGGAGTTTGAAGAGCAGATGCACAGAGCAATTTCTGAAGCACAGTCTGCATTTGGTGATGGGGCTGTTTTCATCGAAAAGTATATCACTTCCCCAAAACATATTGAAATCCAGGTACTCGGAGATCAGCATGGCAATACGGTTTACCTTTTCGAAAGAGAATGTTCCATCCAAAGAAGACATCAAAAAGTAGTTGAAGAAGCACCATCCCCAGTGGTCTCAGAAAAGATGCGCCAGGCTATGGGCCAAGCTGCAGTCATGGTGGCAAAAGCCTGTAATTATTATGGTGCCGGAACAGTAGAATTCATAGTCGATGAACATCTTGATTTTTTCTTTTTGGAAATGAATACCCGGCTTCAGGTAGAGCATCCTGTGACTGAAATGATCACCGGTAAAGATTTAGTCAAAGAACAGATTTTGATAGCAGAAGGACTTCCCCTGTCTTTTTCTCAGGATGATTTAAAAATAAACGGTCATTCTTTGGAAATAAGAGTTTATGCCGAAGATCCCAAAAACAACTTTCTTCCTGATATAGGCAATCTTCAGACCTATATCCGCCCACATGGTCCCGGGATAAGGGTGGATGATGGATTTGAGCAGGGAATGGATATTCCTATTTATTATGACCCTATGATTGCCAAATTGATAGTACATGATGAAACAAGAGAAAAGGCCATCCAAAAAATGATCAATGCCATAGCCGATTATCAAATCACAGGAATTGAAACCACGCTGGCATTTTGCCGGTTTGTAATGGAGCATGAGTCATTCGTCAGTGGAAAATTCGACACTAAATTTGTCGAAAGATATTTTTCTCCCGAGAAGTTGGAAATCAAATGGACTGAGGAGGAGTTGACCCTTATTTCAGGGTTTGCTGTGGAGATTTTTGAGAAGAAAAAGAATGGTTTTAAAGGAGCAATAAGTAAAGATACTGCTTTGTCTCAGCGTACCAACTGGAAAAACAGACTAATCTGA
- a CDS encoding efflux RND transporter periplasmic adaptor subunit has translation MAKKKSNKLIYILLGILAVVIIFAVIGRSQGWIGGEKEVGVEITTAKKVSITEKVSASGVVEPEIEVKMSPDVAGEIIELNVIEGDSVKIGDLLVKIRPDNFISALDRSRANLNQNQANLAQSKANLKRAEAQFVRAELEYKRNEGLYKDKVISDADWEQIQSTFLTAQNDLDAAKQSVLAAEYIVKSAQATVNEAAENLRLTNVYAPVDGIVSQLLVEKGERVVGTQQMAGTEMLRLADLNKMEVRVNVNENDIVRISLGDTTIIDVDSYSFSGEKFKGVVTSIANSANVKASPDAVTEFEVKIRIINESYADLITEKNKYPFRPGMTASVDIITQKKDNVLSVPLSAVTTREDQADTLPDRTTKLKELIFIVEDGRAKIREIKTGISDFDNIEVLEGITEGTELISGPYFVVSKQLKDNDPVKKIKESEAEKSK, from the coding sequence ATGGCTAAGAAAAAATCAAACAAGCTTATTTATATTCTTTTGGGAATTTTGGCAGTTGTCATCATTTTCGCTGTTATCGGAAGATCCCAAGGGTGGATTGGAGGAGAAAAAGAAGTGGGTGTTGAAATAACAACTGCAAAAAAAGTATCAATTACTGAAAAAGTAAGTGCCTCAGGAGTAGTGGAGCCTGAAATCGAAGTGAAGATGAGTCCTGATGTAGCGGGAGAAATTATTGAATTGAATGTAATTGAAGGGGATTCTGTCAAAATCGGAGACCTTTTGGTCAAAATCCGCCCTGACAACTTCATCTCGGCACTCGACAGATCAAGGGCAAACTTAAATCAAAATCAGGCCAATTTAGCCCAGTCCAAAGCAAATCTGAAAAGAGCTGAGGCGCAATTTGTGAGAGCAGAACTGGAATACAAAAGAAATGAAGGCCTTTACAAAGACAAAGTTATCTCTGATGCTGATTGGGAACAGATACAATCAACATTTCTTACCGCGCAAAATGACCTTGATGCTGCTAAGCAGTCGGTTTTGGCAGCTGAATACATAGTAAAAAGTGCTCAGGCCACCGTCAACGAAGCTGCTGAAAATCTAAGGCTTACAAATGTCTATGCCCCAGTAGACGGAATTGTTTCTCAACTATTGGTTGAAAAAGGAGAAAGGGTGGTAGGAACACAACAGATGGCAGGAACTGAAATGCTCCGCTTGGCAGACCTGAACAAGATGGAAGTGAGGGTAAATGTAAATGAAAATGATATTGTCAGAATCAGTTTGGGTGATACTACAATCATTGATGTGGATTCTTATTCATTTTCAGGAGAAAAATTCAAGGGTGTAGTGACCTCCATCGCCAATTCTGCCAATGTAAAAGCCAGTCCTGATGCAGTTACAGAATTCGAAGTGAAGATCCGTATCATCAATGAATCTTATGCTGACTTGATAACAGAAAAAAATAAGTATCCTTTCAGACCTGGAATGACTGCTAGTGTGGATATCATCACACAGAAAAAAGACAACGTACTTTCAGTACCACTTTCGGCTGTGACCACAAGAGAAGATCAAGCTGACACCTTACCTGATCGTACTACAAAATTGAAAGAATTGATTTTTATAGTTGAAGACGGGAGGGCAAAAATCAGGGAAATCAAAACCGGTATTTCAGATTTTGACAATATTGAGGTTCTGGAAGGAATCACTGAAGGTACTGAACTGATTTCAGGTCCTTATTTTGTAGTCAGCAAGCAATTGAAAGATAATGATCCTGTCAAAAAAATCAAGGAATCTGAAGCTGAAAAGTCAAAATAA
- a CDS encoding TolC family protein encodes MKKLLLITFLLSAFTKIELNAQNFDPTALDLETCIEIALENNLTLQRSQTNLGIAEANLIENRGQRIPTFSTGASTGYRWGRSINPVTNLFENNRIGNVNLFSNSNFTIFAGQQITNSIQQNKIDIEAAQYNVLSTENTITLNVINFFINVVFNSEQLKIAQNQLETTEAQLENTTRLVDAGSLPLANKLDIQAQYATNRLEVINAENTLRISKLNLAQALQIPFSDDFNVLIPELDAGNYSMLDKEVDEVFETALTIMPEIKSAELGVESAEVGVKLAQGGYFPTLGVGGSAFSNYIDQPNFAGVRDNFSTQIGNNFSYSGSFQLNIPILSNMRNRANVQRARLQKRLSQIQEVETYNQLRQDIETAYTNAYAARQSYQASLIRVASLEEAFRIAQQRFDAGAINFADYQLGQNNFFNAQADLITSKYTYIFRVKVLDFYLGNPIKL; translated from the coding sequence ATGAAAAAATTATTACTGATTACATTTTTGTTAAGTGCTTTTACAAAAATCGAATTAAATGCCCAAAATTTCGATCCTACTGCTTTGGATCTGGAAACCTGCATTGAAATTGCTTTGGAAAATAACCTGACCCTTCAACGGAGTCAGACGAATCTTGGCATAGCGGAAGCAAATTTAATTGAGAACAGAGGTCAAAGAATTCCTACTTTTAGTACCGGTGCAAGTACCGGTTATAGATGGGGCCGTTCCATTAACCCTGTTACCAACCTCTTTGAAAACAACCGGATCGGAAACGTCAACCTATTTTCAAATTCAAATTTTACCATTTTTGCAGGGCAACAGATTACCAACTCCATACAGCAAAATAAAATAGATATTGAGGCGGCTCAGTACAATGTCTTATCTACTGAAAATACCATTACGCTGAATGTGATAAATTTTTTCATCAATGTAGTATTCAACTCCGAGCAATTAAAAATAGCTCAGAATCAATTGGAAACCACTGAGGCGCAATTGGAAAATACCACCAGATTAGTGGACGCAGGTTCTCTTCCTTTGGCCAATAAACTTGATATTCAGGCGCAGTATGCAACCAATAGGCTAGAGGTCATCAATGCTGAAAATACCCTAAGGATTTCAAAACTCAATCTTGCCCAAGCGCTTCAAATCCCATTCAGTGACGATTTTAATGTTCTTATCCCCGAATTGGATGCCGGGAATTATTCCATGCTCGACAAGGAAGTTGATGAAGTTTTTGAAACTGCCTTAACAATAATGCCAGAAATCAAATCTGCTGAATTGGGTGTAGAAAGTGCCGAAGTTGGTGTCAAATTGGCCCAAGGAGGTTATTTCCCAACCTTGGGAGTTGGCGGAAGTGCATTTTCAAACTATATCGATCAGCCAAATTTCGCGGGTGTAAGAGACAACTTCTCCACTCAGATCGGAAACAACTTTTCCTATTCTGGTTCATTTCAATTGAACATACCGATTTTATCTAATATGCGGAATCGGGCCAACGTGCAAAGAGCACGATTACAGAAAAGATTGAGTCAGATTCAGGAAGTCGAAACCTACAATCAACTCAGGCAGGATATAGAAACCGCCTATACCAATGCATATGCTGCCAGACAATCGTATCAGGCTTCACTGATAAGAGTGGCTTCGCTGGAAGAAGCTTTTCGTATAGCTCAACAAAGATTCGATGCCGGAGCCATAAATTTTGCTGATTACCAATTGGGGCAGAATAATTTCTTCAATGCCCAGGCAGATCTGATTACATCCAAATACACTTATATCTTTCGTGTAAAAGTTTTGGATTTTTATTTAGGAAACCCTATTAAACTATAA
- a CDS encoding Maf family protein, producing MINLENRQVILASRSPRRKELLEGLGLKFEVRTKDTDETYPSELSVEEVAGYISEKKAKAFKGEILDEEVIISSDTIVVLEGCILGKPSDHAEAKEMLKKLSGKSHQVFTAITIMDNQHIETHTDVAKVFFKELTDADISYYVDRFSPLDKAGAYGIQEWIGFVAVERIEGSFFTVMGLPVHLVYSKLRNWRL from the coding sequence ATGATCAATTTGGAAAACAGACAAGTCATTCTGGCTTCCAGATCCCCCAGAAGGAAAGAATTACTGGAAGGATTAGGGCTAAAGTTTGAGGTTCGGACAAAAGATACCGATGAAACTTACCCTTCCGAATTATCTGTTGAGGAAGTTGCAGGATACATTTCTGAGAAGAAAGCGAAGGCATTTAAGGGTGAAATTCTTGATGAAGAAGTTATCATTTCCTCGGATACCATTGTAGTCCTTGAAGGGTGTATTCTTGGAAAACCATCTGATCATGCTGAAGCGAAGGAGATGTTAAAAAAACTTTCCGGTAAATCGCATCAGGTTTTTACTGCCATTACCATCATGGATAATCAACACATTGAAACCCATACGGATGTAGCCAAGGTGTTTTTCAAGGAATTGACGGATGCAGATATTTCCTATTATGTTGACCGTTTTTCCCCCTTGGATAAGGCAGGTGCATATGGGATTCAGGAATGGATCGGATTTGTTGCTGTCGAAAGAATTGAAGGCTCTTTTTTCACAGTGATGGGGTTACCGGTCCACTTGGTGTATTCTAAATTAAGAAATTGGAGGTTATAA
- a CDS encoding DUF1015 domain-containing protein encodes MADILPIKGWRYHERFKSNLDELTSPLFDVVSEKQRLALYENPNNSIHVSVPLGENPAFNAKMVLEKWKFEKIIIQDQLPGIYVYYQYFKFPGQTKESCRKGFIAQIKAHDWDEKVVLRHENTIVKAVSDRIELLKSTEFQPSPTHGLYEDPTQLLESYMDAAIKDPIYDLEDYQGVREVLGVIQDARIIRKFLELMKDKVVILADGHHRYQSAITYRKEKKEANPSHTGNEAYNYHMMYFTNALSKDLKILPTHRLFFGIEMSEEKILEKLEGFFTVKKLNDVDEIGELILQKKWAFGLVFKDNAYKIRLIPEKMTEFGMEIPDVVKEVELMVLHYFFIEKVLGIAFQDQRFSDNIEYERNMNRCFAKVNSGEASFAVITKEVAMSQVLDVCKSGFTMPQKSTYFYPKTVSGLLFASVNEDDFKFPYQAFQP; translated from the coding sequence ATGGCTGATATATTACCAATAAAAGGATGGAGGTATCATGAAAGATTTAAATCCAATCTGGATGAACTTACCTCCCCTTTGTTTGATGTAGTTTCCGAAAAACAAAGGCTCGCTTTGTATGAAAACCCGAATAACAGTATCCATGTTTCTGTTCCTTTGGGTGAAAATCCGGCCTTTAATGCCAAAATGGTTTTGGAAAAATGGAAATTCGAAAAAATAATCATACAAGACCAGCTTCCGGGTATTTATGTTTATTACCAGTATTTCAAATTTCCAGGTCAGACTAAAGAGTCCTGTAGAAAGGGTTTTATTGCCCAGATCAAAGCCCATGATTGGGATGAAAAGGTTGTTTTAAGACATGAAAATACCATTGTAAAGGCTGTTTCGGACAGGATAGAATTGCTGAAAAGTACGGAATTTCAGCCCAGCCCGACACATGGTTTGTATGAGGACCCCACCCAATTATTGGAGTCCTATATGGATGCAGCGATAAAAGACCCCATTTATGATCTAGAGGATTACCAAGGTGTAAGGGAGGTGTTGGGAGTTATCCAGGATGCCAGGATCATCAGGAAATTTTTAGAACTCATGAAAGACAAGGTGGTCATTTTGGCGGATGGACATCACCGGTATCAAAGTGCCATCACTTACAGAAAAGAAAAAAAAGAGGCCAATCCATCTCATACGGGGAATGAAGCTTATAATTACCATATGATGTATTTTACCAATGCGCTTTCAAAAGATTTGAAAATCCTGCCTACCCATAGGCTTTTTTTTGGTATTGAGATGTCAGAGGAAAAAATTCTGGAAAAGCTTGAGGGATTTTTTACTGTAAAAAAACTGAATGACGTCGATGAAATAGGGGAGCTCATCCTTCAAAAAAAATGGGCTTTTGGCTTGGTTTTCAAGGATAATGCATACAAAATAAGATTGATACCGGAGAAAATGACTGAATTCGGAATGGAGATTCCTGATGTTGTCAAAGAGGTGGAATTGATGGTTTTGCATTATTTTTTCATTGAAAAAGTATTGGGGATAGCATTTCAGGATCAAAGATTTTCGGACAATATCGAGTACGAAAGAAATATGAACAGATGTTTTGCCAAGGTGAATTCCGGTGAGGCTTCTTTTGCGGTCATTACCAAGGAAGTGGCTATGTCTCAGGTTTTAGATGTCTGCAAATCCGGCTTTACCATGCCTCAGAAATCAACCTATTTCTATCCCAAGACCGTATCGGGTTTGTTGTTTGCATCTGTAAATGAAGATGATTTCAAATTCCCCTATCAAGCTTTTCAGCCATGA